From the genome of Chania multitudinisentens RB-25, one region includes:
- the kduD gene encoding 2-dehydro-3-deoxy-D-gluconate 5-dehydrogenase KduD, which produces MILDNFSLQGKVAIVTGCDTGLGQGMALGLAQAGCDIVGINVVEPTETIAKVAEQGRRFLSLKADLSNLDVLPSLIERAVAEFGHIDILVNNAGIIRRQDALEFSEKDWDDVMNLNIKTVFFMSQAVARQFIAQGKGGKIINIASMLSYQGGIRVPSYTASKSAVMGVTRLLANEWASHGINVNALAPGYMATNNTRQLRDDQARSEAILERIPAGRWGLPEDLMGPAVFLASPASDYINGFTLAVDGGWLAR; this is translated from the coding sequence ATGATTCTCGATAATTTTTCGTTGCAGGGTAAAGTAGCTATCGTGACCGGTTGTGATACAGGTCTGGGGCAGGGTATGGCTCTTGGGTTGGCCCAGGCAGGTTGTGATATTGTCGGTATCAACGTGGTTGAGCCAACAGAAACTATCGCGAAAGTTGCTGAGCAGGGGCGTCGTTTCCTGAGCCTGAAAGCTGACCTGAGCAATCTGGACGTGCTGCCTTCTTTGATCGAACGTGCCGTGGCAGAATTTGGTCATATTGATATTCTGGTGAACAACGCAGGTATCATCCGCCGTCAGGACGCGCTGGAATTCAGCGAAAAAGATTGGGATGATGTGATGAACCTGAACATCAAAACCGTCTTCTTTATGTCTCAGGCTGTAGCTCGTCAATTCATTGCTCAGGGTAAAGGCGGCAAAATCATCAATATCGCTTCTATGCTTTCTTACCAGGGCGGTATTCGTGTACCTTCTTACACCGCTTCTAAGAGCGCGGTGATGGGAGTAACCCGCCTGCTGGCTAACGAATGGGCTAGCCATGGCATCAACGTTAACGCTTTGGCTCCAGGTTACATGGCAACCAACAATACTCGTCAGTTGCGTGACGATCAGGCTCGCAGCGAAGCGATCCTTGAGCGTATTCCTGCGGGGCGTTGGGGCTTGCCAGAAGATCTGATGGGGCCAGCAGTATTCTTGGCTTCACCAGCTTCAGATTATATCAACGGCTTCACCCTGGCGGTGGACGGTGGTTGGTTGGCTCGTTAA
- a CDS encoding MFS transporter produces the protein MITNSIKPLGEGRVVTLGHQLAYGGGNLLGSGALAISGAWLLYFYTTFCGLTLLEASFIFSVASVIDAISNPVMGYLTDNFGHTWLGKRFGRRRFFVLIGAPLMIFYPLLWVEGFGFWYYLSTYVIFELIYTSVMVPYETLATEMTEDFAVRSKLTGYKAIFGKMANFLAAFIPGQFILIYGKESAQPFLYTGITYGLILFIAIGMLYLFSWERQDEGETLVRQKSSLLSTLMSLARDMQSTFYLRVFRKHLGMYLFGFGAEWLFASVFTYFVIFVLQYDPAILAGLNSLNAMLQLFSTALFIGLCVKKGFSKPYIWALGIVVFAVCCYTLLPFFNLPAHFATAAIIGVTVIFGLGTGGVYYIPWTVYTFLADVDEVFTGRRREGIYAGAMTFSGKIVRSIIVFTMGAILSYYGFQSKSHTQPETAITAISWVFFAGVIVLALVAIVFSSQMTLNRQTHRIVLDEVARIKAGGKLSDIQPEVRLVIEKLVGLPYEQCWGNSKICQKMKLAAEVQPTMCESAS, from the coding sequence ATGATAACAAATAGTATCAAGCCTTTGGGAGAAGGCCGAGTGGTTACGCTAGGGCACCAGTTGGCATATGGTGGGGGCAACCTGTTGGGAAGCGGTGCTCTGGCGATCAGCGGTGCTTGGTTGCTGTATTTTTACACTACATTTTGTGGGCTGACGCTGCTGGAAGCGTCATTTATTTTTTCAGTGGCAAGCGTTATTGATGCAATCAGTAACCCGGTGATGGGTTACCTGACCGATAACTTTGGTCATACCTGGTTGGGTAAACGTTTTGGTCGGCGGCGTTTCTTTGTGCTGATTGGTGCGCCACTGATGATTTTCTACCCTCTGCTATGGGTAGAAGGTTTTGGTTTTTGGTATTACCTCTCTACCTATGTGATTTTCGAACTGATTTACACCTCGGTTATGGTGCCTTATGAAACCCTGGCGACCGAAATGACGGAGGATTTTGCTGTACGCTCCAAGCTGACGGGCTATAAAGCGATTTTCGGCAAAATGGCCAATTTCCTGGCTGCATTTATTCCTGGGCAATTCATTCTGATCTACGGTAAAGAATCGGCACAGCCTTTCCTTTATACCGGTATCACCTATGGTCTCATTCTATTTATTGCTATCGGCATGCTTTATCTGTTCTCTTGGGAACGCCAGGATGAAGGGGAAACGCTGGTAAGGCAGAAGTCGTCGCTACTGAGTACGCTGATGTCTCTGGCCAGAGATATGCAATCGACATTTTATCTGCGAGTGTTCCGTAAACATTTGGGCATGTACCTGTTCGGTTTTGGTGCTGAGTGGTTGTTTGCTTCGGTCTTTACCTACTTTGTGATCTTCGTACTGCAATACGATCCTGCGATTCTTGCCGGGCTGAATAGCTTGAATGCGATGCTGCAACTGTTCTCTACGGCACTCTTTATTGGTCTTTGCGTGAAAAAAGGTTTCAGCAAGCCCTATATCTGGGCGCTTGGTATCGTTGTTTTTGCAGTCTGCTGTTATACCCTGCTGCCCTTTTTTAACCTGCCAGCGCATTTTGCCACTGCGGCGATCATTGGGGTGACCGTGATATTTGGTTTGGGTACTGGGGGGGTATATTACATTCCCTGGACGGTCTATACCTTCCTGGCTGATGTGGATGAAGTCTTTACCGGCCGCCGCCGTGAAGGGATCTACGCAGGTGCCATGACCTTCTCTGGGAAAATTGTCCGCTCAATTATTGTCTTTACCATGGGGGCCATCCTCAGCTATTACGGTTTCCAATCGAAATCCCATACCCAACCGGAAACCGCGATTACGGCCATTTCCTGGGTTTTCTTTGCCGGCGTTATCGTGCTGGCTCTGGTTGCTATCGTGTTCAGTAGCCAGATGACGCTTAATCGCCAAACTCATCGGATAGTCTTGGATGAAGTGGCGCGTATCAAAGCAGGGGGGAAACTGAGTGATATTCAGCCTGAGGTGCGTTTGGTGATCGAAAAACTGGTCGGTTTGCCTTATGAACAATGCTGGGGCAACAGTAAGATTTGCCAGAAAATGAAGCTTGCCGCCGAAGTGCAGCCCACTATGTGTGAGTCTGCTTCATAA